In Streptomyces sp. NBC_01381, the sequence CTCGTCGGAGACGATCGCGCGGACCTGCTCCACGTCGTCGGCCATCGGGGCGTCGGCGGACGCCTCGGCGAGCGACTCGATGTCGACGAGGCGTACGCCGTCGATGCGGTGCACGGCGCCGTCGATGTCGCGGGGCATGGCCAGGTCGAGCAGGGCGAGCAGGACGTGCCCGGTCTCGACCATCGAGGGGCCGCGGCGCTCGGGCACCCGCCCGGTGGCGGTCACGGCCGCGGCGAGCGCGGTGATGGTGCCGGCCTCGGCACGCACGTCGACGGCCTCGTCGTCACGGCGCTCGGCGGGCGCGTTGTCGACCCAGGCGGCGTGCTGCTCCAGGGTCGCGGCGTCCATCCCCGCGACGGCGTCCTCGCCCATGACGGAGAACCCGACGCCGCGGTTGACGGCCGCACCGTCGAGCGAGCCACCGGTCGCTTCCACGCCGGCCCCCGACGGCGCACCCGCGCCGGAGAGACCGAGCGGGCAGGCGTCGTCGGCACCGCGGGGCGCAGAGGCGCCGGCCGCGGGCGTACGCGGCGCCGCCACGACGGCGGGCGAGCCGGTGCGGTCCGTGACGGCGGCCGCGACGGACTCGGCGGTCAGGACGAGACCGGTGGCCCCGGTGCAGGAAACCGCCACATCGGCACGTGTCAGTTCGGCCGCCACCTGGTCCATCGCGACGGCGCGGGCGCTGGTGCCGTGGCCGCCGTCCGTCAGGCTGCGTCCATATTGCTCTCCGAGCAGGGCGGCGAGCCGCTCGGCGCGCTCCAGGGTGCGGTTGGCGACGACGACCTCGTCGACCCCGGCCCGCGCGAGCGTCGCCGCGGCCAGTGAGGACATGGATCCGGCGCCGATGACCAAAACACGCTTGCCCTTGGCCCACGCCTCGACCGGCTCGCGCCCGGCGAGCTGCTCGAGGCCGAAGGTCACGAGCGACTGCCCGGCCCGGTCGATCCCGGTCTCCGAGTGCGCGCGCTTGCCGACCCGCAGGGCCTGCTGGAACAGGTCGTTGAGCAGGCGCCCCGCGGTGTGCAGCTCCTGCGCGCGCGCCAGGGTGTCCTTGATCTGCCCGAGGATCTGCCCCTCGCCGACGACCATCGAGTCCAGGCCGCAGGCCACCGAGAACAGGTGGTGGACGGCTCGGTCCTCGTAGTGGACGTACAGATAAGGGGTGAGCTCCTCGAGCCCCACACCGCTGTGCTGGGCGAGCAGCGTGGACAGCTCGGCGACGCCCGCGTGGAACTTGTCCACGTCGGCGTACAGCTCGATGCGGTTGCAGGTGGCGAGCACGGCCGCCTCGGCGGCGGGCTCGGCGGCGAGCGTGTCCTGCAGGAGCTTGGCCTGCGCATCGGGAGCGAGCGCGGCCCGCTCCAGGACGCTCACCGGAGCGCTGCGATGACTCAGCCCTACGACAAGGAGACTCATGCCGGCATCACGGCGGGGACGTCCCCGTCGGGTCCCTTCCGCTGCTGCTTGGCGTCGGCGGGCGCCGCGGCGTCTTCCGCGGTCGCTTCCTCACCGGCCTTGCGCTGCTCGTGGAAGGCGAGGATCTGCAGCTCGATGGAGAGGTCCACCTTGCGTACGTCGACACCGTCCGGCACGGACAGAACGGTGGGCGCAAAGTTGAGGATCGAGGTCACACCGGCGGCGACGAGCCGCTCGCAGACCTGCTGGGCGGCGCCCGCCGGGGTCGAGATGACGCCGATGGAGACGCCGTTGTCCTTGATGATCTTCTCGAGCTCGTCGGTGTGCTGCACCGGCATGCCCGCGACGGGCGTGCCCGCCATGGCCGGATCGGCGTCGATGAGCGCGGCCACACGGAAGCCACGCGAGGCGAACCCGCCGTAATTGGCAAGCGCCGCGCCGAGGTTACCGATACCGACGATCACAACCGGCCAGTCCTGGGTCAGACCGAGCTCGCGGGAGATCTGGTAGACGAGGTACTCGACGTCGTAGCCCACACCACGCGTCCCGTAGGAACCGAGGTACGAGAAGTCCTTGCGCAGCTTCGCGGAATTGACCCCCGCGGCGGCCGCGAGCTCCTCGGAGGAGACCGTGGGCACCGAGCGCTCCGACAGTGCGGTGAGGGCTCGGAGGTACAGCGGAAGCCTGGCGACGGTGGCCTCGGGAATCCCTCGGCTGCGGGTCGCCGGTCGGTGAGTTCGGCCAGTTGCCACGGTGCTCCTGCGGGTAGAGCGGGGCTGCAGGCGGTCACACGTCCCCAGACCGCCCCGTCGAATGCAGGCTATGTCTTTGTGAACGCGTGCACAAAGATGGTGTCCGATTTGCCCGGCCAACGTGACCGGGGTCACGCGCCCCCGGCGCACGATCCTGGAACCGGCGCGCAGACGGCGGCGTTGCTCACTTGATGGGGGCAAAACCGCACACTCTCCTCACGATCATCGCCCCCGAGACCAAAACCGCCCACGATCCTAAGGGACCTTTCGGGCCACTTGGACTCCTCAGTCAGTCTCGATCGGTCTCGATTCGGACTACGGGGCGAGCGTGCGTCGAAGTCGATCTTCGTTCACCCGCCAGAAGGTGTGCTGTTCACCGTCGACCAGAACCACCGGAATCTGTTCCCAGTAGGCCCGGTTGAGCTCCTCGTCCTGCGTGATGTCCTTCTTCTCCCAGGCGACTCCCAGCTCGCCGCAGACCTTCTCGATCACCAGCTGTGCGTCATCGCACAGATGGCAGCCGGGCTTGCCGATCAAGGTGACCGTCCGGTCCTGCGGACGCTTCTTCTCCGTACGGCGAAAAATCGGGCTCATGACACCATTCTCGCCCCGCCGACGCGCCGCGCGGCCCGTCCGTTTAACGGTGCCGCCGCGAAGAGTTCACAGGGTCGAATCCTGCCGACTCCGGAACCACCGAACGAACTAGCTATGCTCACGGCATGGCCGCTCTCGGATGGCTCACCCCCCGTAGGCGCTCCGCCACGGCGCGGAGCGTGTTGGCAGGCGAGGCCTCGGCTGAGGCAGCGCGCAAGTCCTCCCAGGAGCTGGAGGAACTGGCGGAGGCCGCCGCGCCCGACGAACAGGACCAGGAGCCGGAGTTCCCCGTCGTCGGCGACGACAAGGCCGCCGCCTTCTTCGACCTCGACAACACCGTGATGCAGGGCGCCGCGATCTTCCACTTCGGCCGCGGCCTCTACAAGCGGAAGTTCTTCGAGCGCCAGGAGCTGGCCCGATTCGCCTGGCAGCAGGCGTGGTTCAGGCTCGCCGGCGTCGAGGACCCCGAGCACATGCAGGACGCCCGCGACAGCGCGCTCTCCATCGTCAAGGGCCACCGCGTCGCCGAGCTGATGTCCATCGGCGAGGAGATCTACGACGAGTACATGGCCGAGCGCATCTGGCCCGGTACGCGCGCCCTCGCCCAGGCCCATCTCGACGCGGGCCAGAAGGTCTGGCTGGTCACGGCCGCCCCGGTGGAGATCGCCACGGTCATCGCCCACCGCCTCGGCCTGACCGGCGCCCTCGGCACGGTCGCCGAGTCCATGGACGGCGTCTACACGGGCAAGCTCGTCGGCGAGCCCCTGCACGGCCCCGCCAAGGCCGAGGCGGTGCGCGCGCTCGCCTCCGCGGAGGGCCTGGACCTGGCCCGCTGCGCCGCGTACAGCGATTCGCACAACGACATCCCGATGCTCTCGCTCGTCGGGCATCCGTACGCGATCAATCCCGACGCCAAGCTGCGCAAGCACGCCCGCGAGCGGGACTGGCGCCTGCGGGACTACCGCACCGGCCGCAAGGCCGCCAAGGTCGGCATCCCGGCCGCCGCGGGCGTCGGCGCGATCGCGGGCGGCACGGCCGCGGCCATCGCCCTGCACCGCCGCCGCCACTGAACATTCTCTCGGTCCTACCCCGCCCGGGCTCCCGCCAGTCCTGTTGGTAGCACTCGGCCACAACACGCCCCGCGCTTAGACGGAATGTGAACCAACCCGATCAATAACCGGTCACTGTCTGCTACTTGAACGGGCACGGATCGGCAACACAAGCGACGTAATCGGTGATTTAAGCAACTGGGTGTAGCGCCGCCTGTACGAAGCGTTATTCTCCTCAGACGCATAACGGACCCCACGCGTCGCTACGACGAGTGAACGGTCCCGCACTGCACGTGATGGAAGCTCTGCCTCTGGGAGTCCCGTGTACCCACACGTCGGGGTTGACGCCTCGGGCCTGGCTACGCTGCGCGCAACGGTCGCCGACCGCTTGCGCGGCTTCGTCCCCACCGCGTACGCCGGCCCCGCCGTCCCCGCATTTGCCGTCCCCACACCCGCCGGGCCGCTCTACGCCCTGGCGGACAGCGGCGCGGCGGTCAGCAGACGGACTCGTTCCGCCTCTGCCGCCACCTCAACCCCCACCCACCGCCGTCCCGCCGCGGACAGCGACAGCGCACGCATGATGGATCTCGTCGAGCGCGCCCAAGCCGGCGAGTCCGACGCCTTCGGCCGTCTCTACGACCAGTACAGCGACACGGTCTACCGCTACATCTACTACCGCGTCGGCGGCAAGGCGACCGCCGAGGACCTCACCAGCGAGACCTTTCTGCGCGCCCTGCGCCGCATCAGCACCTTCACCTGGCAGGGCCGTGACTTCGGCGCCTGGCTGGTCACGATCGCCCGCAACCTGGTCGCCGACCACTTCAAGTCGAGCCGCTTCCGCCTCGAAGTGACCACCGGCGAAATGCTCGACGCCAACGAGGTCGAGCGCAGCCCCGAGGACTCCGTCCTGGAGTCCCTCTCGAACGCCGCACTGCTCGACGCCGTGCGCCGCCTCAACCCCCAGCAGCAGGAGTGCGTGACGCTGCGCTTCCTGCAGGGCCTCTCGGTCGCCGAGACCGCGCGGGTGATGGGCAAGAACGAGGGCGCGATCAAGACCCTCCAGTACCGCGCCGTCCGCACCCTGGCCCGGCTCCTGCCGGACGACGCACGCTGATGCCATGGACCGCCGACGGCCGTCCATGGCCGTGGGTGACGCTCAACTCACCTTCCGTGGCGGCCAGATGGCCGCCACGGACTTCTACGGACTTCTGGCGGTCCGATCATCCTCCGTCCGTAACCCAAGTGCCGCGACGCTCGTTGTGCGGAATGCAGGCTCCCTGTGGTCGCTCCCTGATCACCTCCGCTCACTCATTCGTGTGGATGTGCTCAAGGTGTGCAACCCTCAGGACCCCCTGGGGAGTCGACCGTCATGACGAGAGGAGGTGCCGCCAGTGATCGCGAACGTATCGGCACACCGGCGGGCGAACGCCTTCGCCCAGGCCCTGGAGGAGCAATCCGACCAGGACCCGGCGGCCGAGCAGACCGACGAATCCGTCACACCCGATCCAGTGCTGTCCGAACAGGCGGCCCCGGACCGGATGTTGACCCTGGCGACCGGCCTCGGCGAGCTGCCGAAGCCGGAGCTTGATCCCGAGGTCAAAGTGGTCCAGCGGGCCCAGCTCGTAGCCGCCATGGAGGCCATGCTCCTCGAGGGCACGGCCGCGGGCGGCGGCACCACCGGCACATCGGTGCCCGAACAGCGGTCCCGCAAGGGCGCCCACCGGGCCACCGGGCTGCGCAAGCTGCGGCCGCGCTCCCGGCTGTCCAAGGGCATCGCCGCGGGCGGGCTCACCGTCGGCGTCGCCGCCGGGGCGTTCAGCGGAGTGGCCGCGGCAAGCTCGGACGCGCTTCCGGGCGATTCGCTGTACGGACTGAAGCGCGGCATGGAAGACATCAAGCTCGGCATGGCCGACGACGACGGCGACAAGGGCGAGATCTACCTCGACCACGCCTCGACCCGGCTGAACGAAGCCCGCCGGCTGATGGAGCGGGGCCGCGCCGGCGACCTCGACCACGAGTCCCTCGGCGAGATCAGGCGAGCGCTCTCCGGCATGCAGCACGACGCCGCCGAAGGCCACCGCCTGCTGCACGAGGCGTACGAGAGGGACGGATCGCTCGGCCCCATCCAGGCCCTGTCCGCCTTCTCCGAGTCGCACCGCAGCAGTTGGAGCGACCTGCATAGCCGCCTGCCCGTCCAACTGGGCGACGTGGGCGAGAAGGTCAACTCGGTCTTCGACGCGATGGACCAGGAAGTGGACCCGCTCCGCTCCCTGCTCCCCCGCACCCCGGAAACCAGCGACACCCCGGACCGGCCAAGCCAGCGCTCCTCCGGCTCCTCCACCCCGGACCGCCCCTCCGCCCCCGAGTCTTCCCCCGGCGGCGGCTCGAGCGACGACAGCAAGCCGCACCCGTCGAACTCGGACGGCAGCGGCGAGGACGACGGCCTGCTCGGCGGCAACACGGGCGGCCTCCTGGACCCCCCGAAGACCGACACGACCCCGACCCCATCGGACGACAAGCCCGAGAACGAATCCCCCCCGGCCAAGCCGGGCGTAACGGTGCCCCCGCTCCTGCCGGGCCTGCTGCCGGGCTTGGGGATCGAGGGCGAGGACACGAAGTAGCACCACGGAATATCTGAGGGGCCAGATCCGCAGGGATCTGGCCCCTCAGCCATGAGCGCAACGCACCGCCGCCTCAGAAGAACGCCTCAGAAGAACACGGACCGCCGACAGCCTCCGGCGGATACCCGTCCGTCGGAATCGGCTCCCCGAACTGAATCGTCCACTTCGTCGGCAACGGCAAAGCTCCCAGCGGCCCGAGCCAAGGGAACGTAGGCGTGATCGGGAAGTACGGAAAGCCGAGCACCCGCGCCAGCGACCTCTCTACACTGCCGCCCTCGCGCCGCTTCGCGGGCTTCGGACGGCTGCGCCGGACTCCGTCCGCCGACCTGACACCGGAGCCCGCCTAGAAGAACACGGACCGCCGCTGCACCAGCAGCTTGTACAACGTGTGCTGAATCTGCTCCCGAACCTGATCCGTCAGGTTGAACATCAGCATCGGATCCTCGGCAGCCTCCGGCGGATACCCATCCGTCGGAATCGGCTCCCCGAACTGAATCGTCCACTTCGTCGGCAACGGCAACGCCCCCAGCGGCCCGAGCCACGGGAACGTAGGCGTGATCGGGAAGTACGGGAAGCCGAGCACCCGCGCCAGCGTCTTCGCGTTCCCGATCATCGGGTAGATCTCCTCCGCCCCCACGATCGAGCACGGAACGATCGGCGTCCCCGTCCGCAACGCGGTGGAGACGAACCCGCCCCGACCGAACCGCTGCAGCTTGTACCGCTCGCTGAACGGCTTCCCGATGCCCTTGAATCCCTCCGGCATCACCCCGACGAGCTCACCCCGCTCAAGCAGCCGCTCGGCATCCTCCGCGCACGCCAGCGTGTGCCCCGCCTTACGCGCGAGCTCATTCACGACCGGCAGCATGAAGACCAGATCCGCCGCGAGCAGCCGCAGATGCCGCGCCTGCGGATGGTTGTCGTGCACGGCGACCTGCATCATCAGGCCGTCGAGCGGCAGCGTCCCCGAGTGATTGGCGACGATCAGCGCCCCGCCGTCGGAGGGGATGTTCTCGATGCCCTTCACCTCGACGCGGAAGTACTTCTCGTACAACGGCCGCACCAGGGACATCAGCACCTGGTCGGTGAGCTCCTCGTCGTACCCGAAGTCGTCGACCTCGTACTCCCCGGTGAGCCGCCGCCGCAGGAACGCGAGCCCGCCCGCGATGCGCCGCTCCAGGCCGCCGCCCCGCGGCTCGGGTGCGGCTCCCGGCTTCGGCGCCGGCTCCGCCGGAGGCACCGGCTCGGCCCGCTCCACCCCCGGCTCGCCGTCTTGCTGGGCCGGCATGGCCGTGACCTCACGCACGGCTGCCGGATCGTTCTTGCGCCGGGCCGTGCCCCTGCGCCGCGCCGGGCGCTGCGCACCCGTGCGCGACCGGTCGTCGTCGAACGGAATGACCTTGGCGTCCGCCATCGTTGACGCTCTCCTCAGTTGGCGCTCTGGTTGCCCACGAAGGGCAGCGTGGCGATCCGGTCCAAGGCCCCGGCGACGGCCTGCGGCGGCAGAAGCCCGGGACCCCGACTGCGTACAAAATCCGCGAAGGTCTCCGCGGTCGTGTATTTGGGCCGGAAGCCCAGTGTCTCGCGCATCTGCCGTGTTGCGACCACTCGGCCGTGGGTGAGCAGCCTGATCTGCTCGGGCGAGAAGTCCGTGACGCCCACCGTGCGCAGCGCCTGGCCGACCCAGGTGACCGCGGGCATGAACACCGGGAGCGTAGGCCGCCCGAGCCGCCGCGAGCACTGCGAGAGCAGCAGCAGGCCGTCGCCCGCGACGTTGAACGTGCCGCTGTTGAGCGTCCCGCGCCGCGGGTCGTGCGCCGCCACACGGAGCACCTCGATCGCGTCGTCCTCGTGCACGAACTGCAGCCGCGGGTCGTAGCCGAAGACGGTCGGCAGGACCGGCAGCGAGAAGTACTCGGCGAGCGGAGAGTCGGCGGCAGGCCCCAGGATGTTGGCGAACCGCAGCACACACACGGCCACGTCCGGGCGCCGCCGCGCGAATCCGCGTACGTACCCCTCGACCTCGACGGTGTCCTTGGCGAAGCCACCGCTGGGCAGCGACTTCGGCGGTGTCGTCTCGGTGAAGACCGCCGGGTCGCGCGGCGCGGAGCCGTACACGTTGGTCGACGACTTCACCACGAGCCGCTTGACCGTCGGCGACTTCTGGCAGGCACCGAGCAGCTGCATGGTGCCGATGACGTTGGTCTCTTTGAGTGAACCCCGGCTGCCGCCGGCCAGCGCGGTGCCCGTGACGTCCATGTGGACGACCGTGTCCACGGAGAACTCGGCGAGCACCTTGGCGATCGCCGGCTGCCGGATGTCGGCCTGGACGAAGTCCGCACCGCCCAGATGGTGCTCGGGAGGGACCGCGTCCACGGCGACCACCCGGTCGACCTCCGGATCGCGCTGGACGCGTCGGACGAACCGCCCGCCCAGTTGTCGGGCCACCCCGGTCACGAGCACGACCTTGCCCAAGATCAGCGCCTGCCTTCCCCAGCCCTCGAAGTCCTGACGCACACCGTCATCACTCTCCCGGCACACGCTAGCGGGTCGATGTTGCGCTGTGATGACCGCCTGCTGCAGGAAGTGACGACAGCCACACCAGAGGCCTACAAAAGCGCAGGTGAACCCGGGAAACTCCGCGGAAAACACCGAAGCCCTCCCGCCGGATGGCGGGAGGGCTTCGGGGCGCGCTTGTACAGCTGTCGCTTACTTCTTGTTGCGACGCTGAACGCGGGTGCGCTTCAGCAGCTTGCGGTGCTTCTTCTTGGCCATCCGCTTACGCCGCTTCTTGATAACAGAGCCCACGACTACCCTCGCTCACTTCTCTTCACTAAGTGCGGGGCAGCAGACTGGGCCCACACGACCTACGTCGGCCTAGCCTACCCGCCTCTGAGTGAGGGACGTAATCGAGGTGGATCGAGGGACTCCTGTCAGCCCGCCTCGACTCCTACATAGGACTCGCGGAGGTACTCGTGAACCGCCTGCTCCGGGACCCGGAAGGACCTTCCGACCCGGATGGCGGGCAGATGACCGCTGTGCACCAAGCGGTACACGGTCATCTTGGACACTCGCATAACCGCGGCGACTTCCGCCACGGTCAGAAACGCAACCTCGTTCAGCGGCCTTTGGTCTGCAGCCATGACACCCCACCTGAACCTTCCGCACATGACGGGCACCGGCTTCCCCTTCCGGTGACTCTTCGTCCCTGCGCGCTCACTCCCAGACTAGGGGCGGATGATGCGAGTGGGGAAGAGGAGTAGCCATCGGCCGCCTACTGTGACAGACACGCTCGATTGAGTACATAGCGAGTAAGCGGTCGGTAGTAATCAGATCGCACAGCGTCATCAAGCGGAACGACGACGGACACCTGCCCCTCGGCCTCTCCGACGAACAGCGCGGGATCATCCGTATCCGCCAGACCGATCGCCTCAAACCCCAGCTGACCTGCCCCGCAGACCCATCCGTGGTCCCCGATGACCAGCTCGGGCAGGGGTCCCGGACCCTCCGCGGCGGCCGCGAGGGCGGCCCGAACCGGGAGCGGTGAGTGGGTGTGTGCGCCGGTCTCACTCCCGGTGGGACGCACGCCGGGTTCCCGCACCAGCGCGACTCCTTGTACGTAGTCAAGGTTGTACGTGCGTAGGCCGAACCGGGTCGTTATGTCGACACTGTTGCCCTGCGCGGGGGTGAGGACGGTGCACCCGGCCGCCGACAAGGCGTCCGCCAACGCGGCGTAGAACCCGAGCAGCCGGTGCGGATGTCCGGTC encodes:
- a CDS encoding HAD family phosphatase; amino-acid sequence: MAALGWLTPRRRSATARSVLAGEASAEAARKSSQELEELAEAAAPDEQDQEPEFPVVGDDKAAAFFDLDNTVMQGAAIFHFGRGLYKRKFFERQELARFAWQQAWFRLAGVEDPEHMQDARDSALSIVKGHRVAELMSIGEEIYDEYMAERIWPGTRALAQAHLDAGQKVWLVTAAPVEIATVIAHRLGLTGALGTVAESMDGVYTGKLVGEPLHGPAKAEAVRALASAEGLDLARCAAYSDSHNDIPMLSLVGHPYAINPDAKLRKHARERDWRLRDYRTGRKAAKVGIPAAAGVGAIAGGTAAAIALHRRRH
- a CDS encoding NAD-dependent epimerase/dehydratase family protein translates to MGKVVLVTGVARQLGGRFVRRVQRDPEVDRVVAVDAVPPEHHLGGADFVQADIRQPAIAKVLAEFSVDTVVHMDVTGTALAGGSRGSLKETNVIGTMQLLGACQKSPTVKRLVVKSSTNVYGSAPRDPAVFTETTPPKSLPSGGFAKDTVEVEGYVRGFARRRPDVAVCVLRFANILGPAADSPLAEYFSLPVLPTVFGYDPRLQFVHEDDAIEVLRVAAHDPRRGTLNSGTFNVAGDGLLLLSQCSRRLGRPTLPVFMPAVTWVGQALRTVGVTDFSPEQIRLLTHGRVVATRQMRETLGFRPKYTTAETFADFVRSRGPGLLPPQAVAGALDRIATLPFVGNQSAN
- a CDS encoding redox-sensing transcriptional repressor Rex, whose protein sequence is MATGRTHRPATRSRGIPEATVARLPLYLRALTALSERSVPTVSSEELAAAAGVNSAKLRKDFSYLGSYGTRGVGYDVEYLVYQISRELGLTQDWPVVIVGIGNLGAALANYGGFASRGFRVAALIDADPAMAGTPVAGMPVQHTDELEKIIKDNGVSIGVISTPAGAAQQVCERLVAAGVTSILNFAPTVLSVPDGVDVRKVDLSIELQILAFHEQRKAGEEATAEDAAAPADAKQQRKGPDGDVPAVMPA
- a CDS encoding DUF5667 domain-containing protein, which codes for MIANVSAHRRANAFAQALEEQSDQDPAAEQTDESVTPDPVLSEQAAPDRMLTLATGLGELPKPELDPEVKVVQRAQLVAAMEAMLLEGTAAGGGTTGTSVPEQRSRKGAHRATGLRKLRPRSRLSKGIAAGGLTVGVAAGAFSGVAAASSDALPGDSLYGLKRGMEDIKLGMADDDGDKGEIYLDHASTRLNEARRLMERGRAGDLDHESLGEIRRALSGMQHDAAEGHRLLHEAYERDGSLGPIQALSAFSESHRSSWSDLHSRLPVQLGDVGEKVNSVFDAMDQEVDPLRSLLPRTPETSDTPDRPSQRSSGSSTPDRPSAPESSPGGGSSDDSKPHPSNSDGSGEDDGLLGGNTGGLLDPPKTDTTPTPSDDKPENESPPAKPGVTVPPLLPGLLPGLGIEGEDTK
- a CDS encoding lysophospholipid acyltransferase family protein, yielding MADAKVIPFDDDRSRTGAQRPARRRGTARRKNDPAAVREVTAMPAQQDGEPGVERAEPVPPAEPAPKPGAAPEPRGGGLERRIAGGLAFLRRRLTGEYEVDDFGYDEELTDQVLMSLVRPLYEKYFRVEVKGIENIPSDGGALIVANHSGTLPLDGLMMQVAVHDNHPQARHLRLLAADLVFMLPVVNELARKAGHTLACAEDAERLLERGELVGVMPEGFKGIGKPFSERYKLQRFGRGGFVSTALRTGTPIVPCSIVGAEEIYPMIGNAKTLARVLGFPYFPITPTFPWLGPLGALPLPTKWTIQFGEPIPTDGYPPEAAEDPMLMFNLTDQVREQIQHTLYKLLVQRRSVFF
- a CDS encoding glutaredoxin family protein: MSPIFRRTEKKRPQDRTVTLIGKPGCHLCDDAQLVIEKVCGELGVAWEKKDITQDEELNRAYWEQIPVVLVDGEQHTFWRVNEDRLRRTLAP
- a CDS encoding AURKAIP1/COX24 domain-containing protein, with the protein product MGSVIKKRRKRMAKKKHRKLLKRTRVQRRNKK
- a CDS encoding helix-turn-helix domain-containing protein; its protein translation is MAADQRPLNEVAFLTVAEVAAVMRVSKMTVYRLVHSGHLPAIRVGRSFRVPEQAVHEYLRESYVGVEAG
- a CDS encoding phosphatase, with translation MLSTGALRAHLLAARLAGPVATSREESLRSYRLFAARDPRILLGLDPEWNWESRDLLRLMADKCGVSADPRHTTGADVIDPERTLAALDAFAERLADAMRRRLPVLFGTGHPHRLLGFYAALADALSAAGCTVLTPAQGNSVDITTRFGLRTYNLDYVQGVALVREPGVRPTGSETGAHTHSPLPVRAALAAAAEGPGPLPELVIGDHGWVCGAGQLGFEAIGLADTDDPALFVGEAEGQVSVVVPLDDAVRSDYYRPLTRYVLNRACLSQ
- a CDS encoding glutamyl-tRNA reductase, producing MSLLVVGLSHRSAPVSVLERAALAPDAQAKLLQDTLAAEPAAEAAVLATCNRIELYADVDKFHAGVAELSTLLAQHSGVGLEELTPYLYVHYEDRAVHHLFSVACGLDSMVVGEGQILGQIKDTLARAQELHTAGRLLNDLFQQALRVGKRAHSETGIDRAGQSLVTFGLEQLAGREPVEAWAKGKRVLVIGAGSMSSLAAATLARAGVDEVVVANRTLERAERLAALLGEQYGRSLTDGGHGTSARAVAMDQVAAELTRADVAVSCTGATGLVLTAESVAAAVTDRTGSPAVVAAPRTPAAGASAPRGADDACPLGLSGAGAPSGAGVEATGGSLDGAAVNRGVGFSVMGEDAVAGMDAATLEQHAAWVDNAPAERRDDEAVDVRAEAGTITALAAAVTATGRVPERRGPSMVETGHVLLALLDLAMPRDIDGAVHRIDGVRLVDIESLAEASADAPMADDVEQVRAIVSDEVAAFGAAQRAAHITPTVVALRTMAADVVAGEIARLDGRLPGLAEKERAEITQTVRRVVDKLLHAPTVRVKQLAGEPGGAGYADALRTLFDLDPQTVAAVSRADHLNNQNDQIDQHDQHDENNDPNRGRA
- a CDS encoding ECF subfamily RNA polymerase sigma factor, BldN family, which codes for MYPHVGVDASGLATLRATVADRLRGFVPTAYAGPAVPAFAVPTPAGPLYALADSGAAVSRRTRSASAATSTPTHRRPAADSDSARMMDLVERAQAGESDAFGRLYDQYSDTVYRYIYYRVGGKATAEDLTSETFLRALRRISTFTWQGRDFGAWLVTIARNLVADHFKSSRFRLEVTTGEMLDANEVERSPEDSVLESLSNAALLDAVRRLNPQQQECVTLRFLQGLSVAETARVMGKNEGAIKTLQYRAVRTLARLLPDDAR